From Stigmatopora argus isolate UIUO_Sarg chromosome 14, RoL_Sarg_1.0, whole genome shotgun sequence, the proteins below share one genomic window:
- the atad5a gene encoding ATPase family AAA domain-containing protein 5 — translation MLSGKVGGTRNSMAGVVAMASVIEDFDTQPCKKSSKDASSTVVKTITSYFSPIAKVVEKPFSPPRSNNITDYFIRRPLTSKVKTSLSEDPKGIGESLAEKDTNADVAVTKPIPKRKRRATKSAKKHLKIDSSSGEESCFVVEGEDENTNLMKDSPNVSTVFGSDSAVLLAQICTDAFVSNHSIESKNIQRVEQTQKDECDKGGSKCRNDSSSDTSSPVAPVTDKVKAVKTKIVRNSRVKKQKEKKHPESEQKCLENVRTEVNVNEGSELKNSPVRISFEEFLRSQSSEEKSIDMQCEGTKIANDANKMDPHKVDTPTSNENVASTELSVQISPRTITIQAQMHTISPEEKTRKLEGRGASLKNRRKGARSAAKEEPHSHTDPVRTRRKSNVVVEEEDLDLAVLESEPMPKCPDVERRQFMAAFKQPGLEGSKEKMGKNLFKNRQSAQDDVEENDIQENKIARKTKSQRKNQKAAARAAASSKSSVETLSIKSDEQPDASFNPSNTVLRRSRREAVSTQAPQTSETTPVSNRRKLDRDKNSAKGSSKLSRHKKSKYGVYEAKIVCPPDSKENPIRIKLRRVHQTVSEGSKNSFLPSNASDNSKKQIKAKKLVKKAKAIQKVKRDAVDNKSTLRRSSRTEAIILKTYCDDEGDLSASPQMRLKKNKTKKPLRNLNDVLGKVAIAPPDSKGIQEKKASKASAVISIFDESSQQSSENSQDDVQFRARREFLRSGLPESFKKKIAKAAATKETYTLSCSSFQPVVHVMQIPNDCPLWNLPWPKSPQLGCLKDLSIQLPDPPLHGNSPLCLETKPERGIFRERHSGWSLHMSEDVRQLLVEEIRTSNPLFLGETFMSRFMARRADRKQHSEPASKLLSPEQVGGKRKRMEDKVAKVAKKQRAAHHKGNTFNLEPEASSRTRCMRQTQRSMLDKAKDKSLHATEDDDVVVLDDLCEDTEKKVEAKEDLLWTEKYQPQLSSDIIGNTASVRRLHSWLKEWKLRADREERSKQSVKKQESGGNDSDWDSKDEESLPPEDFLCNTVLITGPTGIGKTSTVYACAQELGFKVFEVNASSQRSGRLILSQLKEATQSHQVDNNGVNANKPAYFNSYGTSSCTGKHGSSPRKVNCPRNVVSSPRKPPNSPRAAKGVGLAPTSLANFFKVGRPSKKEPLSTKQDVQDASKKEGDTKKEKITVKSPKPSATKEKNEQSKKTATSLILFEEVDVIFEEDSGFLAAIKTFMSTTKRPVILTTSDPAFGTVFDGNFEEIYFQRPSLLDVSNYLRLLCLAEDTRTDQRDVSTLLELNDCDIRQSLLQLQFWIRSGGGCQKVKPETGGEASDTGSLSPCESGCSESRLGLLNIEPERNVWELLRSQTHEMASWELLLDSTRRGVHLLYSNIESLLPLPRTQLTPTYKPEPSSVSTHTCLQSDPLPSHARQLHSSESADSSDDASPVKVSYGMKKKKRRRCLPGQDGQLSDSDSEESFLSLSKQQERPRAKEEPSEMLVPQMEKRKPLTPTERLKSVPVSKCLESISDFFNDMSDIDSLLAHHNSDVDRGRLQDLVSTTPKDGMTDECRVESDTLSYVIGQRVLEIQSAVEALSFSKCRLAVAEAWDRAQQLEKQLVENAVEELTLPVPSSHYENYSFTQSSLHRPQMVQQRKDVMDSVVVRGPFCTLGNRSAAAVDYLPALRTICRSEQMKEQGKVKRRFLHYLDSIHMGLHKNTLQYLSTDFP, via the exons ATGTTGAGCGGCAAAGTTGGAG GTACCCGAAATAGTATGGCTGGTGTGGTGGCAATGGCATCTGTTATAGAAGACTTTGACACACag CCTTGCAAGAAATCTAGCAAAGATGCTAGCAGTACTGTTGTCAAAACAATCACCAGCTATTTCTCTCCTATTGCTAAAGTTGTGGAGAAACCGTTCTCCCCTCCTCGCTCCAATAACATAACGGACTATTTTATCCGGCGACCTTTGACCTCCAAAGTGAAGACCAGCCTGTCAGAAGACCCTAAAGGGATTGGTGAGAGCTTAGCAGAAAAGGACACCAACGCAGATGTAGCAGTGACGAAACCAATTCCCAAACGGAAGAGAAGAGCAACTAAATCTGCTAAGAAACATCTGAAGATTGATAGCTCATCTGGTGAAGAAAGCTGCTTTGTCGTCGAAGGAGAAGATGAAAATACGAACTTGATGAAAGATTCCCCAAATGTTAGTACTGTTTTTGGCAGTGATTCAGCTGTTCTGCTAGCCCAAATTTGCACAGATGCTTTTGTTTCTAATCACTCAATAGAGAGTAAAAATATTCAGCGTGTTGAACAAACTCAAAAAGATGAATGTGACAAAGGTGGCTCCAAATGTAGGAATGATTCTTCATCTGATACTTCATCTCCAGTTGCACCTGTAACGGACAAGGTGAAAGCAGTGAAAACAAAAATTGTACGCAATTCCCgagtgaaaaaacaaaaagagaaaaaacatcctgaatcTGAGCAAAAATGTCTGGAAAATGTCAGGACAGAGGTCAATGTAAATGAAGGCTCTGAGTTGAAGAACAGCCCGGTCAGGATTTCTTTTGAGGAATTTTTGCGCAGTCAGAGTTCGGAAGAAAAGAGTATTGATATGCAGTGTGAAGGTACTAAGATAGCAAACGATGCTAACAAAATGGACCCTCACAAGGTTGACACCCCCACATCAAACGAAAATGTTGCGTCTACAGAGCTCTCTGTTCAAATCTCCCCTCGAACCATCACCATTCAGGCTCAAATGCACACCATCTCACCAGAAGAGAAAACAAGAAAACTTGAGGGGAGGGGAGCTTCACTAAAAAACAGGAGAAAGGGTGCAAGAAGTGCAGCAAAAGAAGAGCCGCATTCTCACACAGATCCTGTAAGAACCAGGCGGAAGTCCAACGTGGTCGTAGAAGAAGAGGATCTTGACCTGGCTGTACTTGAGAGTGAACCCATGCCCAAGTGTCCTGACGTAGAGAGGAGACAGTTCATGGCTGCCTTTAAACAACCTGGCTTGGAGGGATCCAAAGAAAAGATGGGTAAAAATCTGTTCAAGAATAGGCAATCTGCGCAGGATGATGTCGAGGAAAATGACATTCAGGAAAACAAAAttgcaagaaaaacaaaatcacaaaGAAAGAACCAAAAAGCAGCGGCTCGAGCCGCCGCCTCATCCAAGTCCTCAGTGGAAACTTTATCTATAAAATCTGATGAGCAGCCAGATGCTTCCTTTAATCCCTCAAACACAGTTTTAAGAAGGTCCCGAAGAGAGGCTGTCTCGACGCAGGCCCCCCAAACATCAGAAACAACACCTGTCAGTAACAGACGAAAGCTAGATAGGGATAAGAATTCTGCAAAGGGATCTTCTAAATTATCACGCCATAAGAAATCTAAGTATGGAGTGTACGAAGCCAAGATCGTCTGTCCACCTGATTCCAAGGAAAACCCAATCAG GATCAAATTGAGACGAGTTCATCAAACTGTATCTGAGGGTAGCAAAAATTCTTTTTTGCCTTCGAAT GCATCAGATAActccaaaaaacaaattaaggcGAAAAAGTTGGTGAAGAAAGCTAAAGCCATTCAAAAGGTTAAGAGAGATGCAGTTGATAACAAGAGCACATTGAGGCGATCATCAAGGACCGAGGCTATCATCTTGAAGACCTATTGTGACGATGAG GGTGACCTGAGTGCTTCTCCTCAAATGAGActcaaaaaaaataagactaagAAGCCTCTCCGTAATCTAAATGATGTACTGGGCAAAGTGGCCATAGCTCCTCCAG ACTCCAAGGGTATCCAGGAGAAGAAGGCCAGTAAAGCATCTGCTGTGATTTCTATCTTCGATGAGAGCAGCCAGCAGAGCTCTGAAAACTCCCAAGATGATGTGCAGTTCAGGGCTCGCAGAGAGTTTCTGAGGAGTGGCCTACCTGAatcattcaagaaaaaaatagccaagGCTGCTGCCACCAAGGAGACCTACACCCTTTCCTGTTCCTCTTTCCAACCAGTTGTGCACGTGATGCAAATTCCCAATG ATTGTCCTCTATGGAATCTACCCTGGCCCAAGTCTCCTCAACTGGGCTGCCTCAAAGATCTTAGCATTCAATTGCCTGATCCCCCACTACATGGAAACAGTCCCCTTTGCCTAGAGACAAAACCTGAACGTGGAATTTTTCGTGAACGA CATTCTGGTTGGAGTCTTCATATGTCTGAAGATGTTCGTCAGCTTCTGGTAGAGGAGATCCGCACCTCGAACCCTCTCTTCCTCGGTGAGACGTTCATGTCCCGGTTTATGGCCAGACGTGCTGATCGCAAGCAACACTCAG AGCCGGCTAGCAAGCTGTTGTCTCCTGAGCAAGTGGGAGGAAAGAGGAAGAGAATGGAGGATAAGGTGGCAAAAGTAGCTAAGAAACAGCGAGCTGCCCATCACAAAGGAAACACTTTCAACCTTGAGCCAGAAGCGTCAAGCAGGACACGCTGCATGAGACAAACCCAGAGATCTATGTTGGATAAGGCTAAAGACAAGTCTTTACATGCAACAGAAGATGATGATGTTGTTGTGCTTGATGATTTGTGTGAGGACACTGAGAAGAAAG TTGAGGCAAAGGAGGATCTGTTGTGGACGGAAAAATATCAACCTCAGCTTTCCAGTGACATCATTGGCAACACGGCATCAGTGCGGAGGCTGCATAG TTGGCTTAAGGAATGGAAACTCCGCGCAGATAGGGAAGAGAGAAGTAAGCAGAGCGTTAAGAAACAAGAATCAGGCGGCAATG ATTCTGATTGGGACTCCAAAGATGAGGAGTCCCTGCCTCCAGAGGATTTTCTGTGCAATACAGTCCTTATTACTGGACCGACGGGAATAGGAAAAACTTCCACAGTGTATGCTTGCGCTCAAGAGTTGGGCTTTAAG GTGTTTGAGGTGAACGCTTCATCCCAACGGAGTGGCCGTCTGATTTTGTCGCAGCTCAAAGAGGCCACTCAGTCGCACCAAGTGGACAACAATGGAGTCAATGCCAATAAGCCGGCGTACTTTAACAGTTATGGCACAAGTAGCTGCACTGGCAAGCATGGATCATCTCCAA GGAAGGTGAACTGTCCACGCAATGTTGTCTCATCTCCAAGGAAACCTCCCAACTCCCCAAGAGCAGCTAAGGGAGTAGGTCTGGCTCCAACTTCTTTAGCCAACTTTTTCAAAGTAGGCCGACCTAGTAAGAAGGAACCACTGAGCACTAAGCAGGATGTTCAAGACG CTTCCAAGAAAGAGGGGGAcactaagaaagaaaaaatcacAGTAAAATCCCCCAAGCCATCTGCAACAAAGGAGAAGAACGAGCAGAGTAAGAAGACGGCCACCTCGCTCATTTTATTTGAAGAAGTGGATGTTATTTTTGAAGAAGATTCTGGATTTCTTGCTGCCATCAAGACATTCATGAGTACAACCAAAAGACCCGTCATCCTTACCACCAGTG aTCCAGCATTTGGCACTGTGTTTGATGGCAACTTTGAAGAGATATATTTCCAAAGACCCTCTTTG TTGGATGTGAGCAACTACCTGCGCCTGTTGTGTCTGGCTGAGGACACGAGGACTGATCAGCGGGATGTCAGCACGCTGCTTGAACTCAACGACTGTGACATCAGGCAGAGCTTGTTGCAGCTGCAATTCTGGATTCGCAGTGGAGGGGGGTGCCAGAAAGTAAAGCCAGAGACTGGTGGGGAAGCATCAGACACGGGTTCACTGTCTCCGTGTGAAAGCGGCTGTAGTGAGAGCCGGCTCGGTCTACTAAATATTGAACCTGAGAGAAACGTTTGGGAGCTGCTTCGG AGTCAAACGCATGAGATGGCATCCTGGGAGCTTCTCCTGGATAGCACTCGACGAGGAGTTCACTTGCTCTACTCCAACATAGAGAGCCTCTTACCATTACCACGCACACAGTTAACCCCCACTTACAAACCGGAGCCCTCCTCTGTTAGCACTCATACTTGCCTGCAGTCGGACCCCCTGCCTTCCCATGCAAGGCAGCTGCACTCGTCTGAGTCGGCAGATAGCTCAGATGATGCGAGTCCTGTTAAAGTGTCCTAtggaatgaagaagaaaaagaggagaCGATGCCTGCCTGGCCAAGATGGGCAGCTCTCCGACTCTGACTCAGAGGAGAGTTTCCTCTCTCTTAGCAAGCAGCAAGAGCGACCTCGGGCCAAAGAAGAACCCAGTGAAATGTTAGTTCCACAAATGGAAAAGAGGAAACCGCTGACTCCCACTGAACGTCTTAAGAGCGTGCCTGTTTCTAAGTGTCTTGAATCAATAAGCGACTTTTTCAATGACATGTCTGACATAGACTCTTTACTTGCTCATCACAATAGTGATGTTGACAGAGGTCGTCTGCAAGACTTGGTCAGCACAACACCGAAGGACGGTATGACTGATGAGTGCAGGGTTGAGTCGGACACGTTGAGCTATGTGATAGGCCAGCGTGTACTGGAGATCCAAAGCGCGGTAGAGGCGCTGAGCTTCAGCAAATGTCGGCTCGCTGTAGCAGAGGCCTGGGACCGAGCTCAACAGCTTGAGAAGCAGCTGGTGGAGAACGCTGTGGAAGAACTCACCCTCCCTGTCCCGTCCTCTCATTATGAAAATTACAGCTTTACCCAAAGCAGCCTCCATCGACCCCA GATGGTGCAGCAGAGAAAAGATGTGATGGATAGTGTGGTGGTCAGAGGACCATTTTGTACTCTTGGCAACAGATCTGCAGCTGCTGTGGACTACTTGCCAGCTCTGCGGACCATCTGCAGGTCAGAGCAGATGAAGGAACAAGGAAAAGTGAAGCGAAG GTTTCTACACTACCTGGACTCCATCCACATGGGTCTTCACAAGAACACTCTCCAATACCTTTCCACAGACTTTCCATAA
- the adap2 gene encoding arf-GAP with dual PH domain-containing protein 2 produces MTNWERNKRILLELVKLPENSFCADCGAPDPDWASYKLGLFVCLICSGIHRNLCSRVKSIKLDNWEDKLVELMKSSGNARAKALYEKALPLYYYQPTQTDCVVLREQWIRAKYERLEFTGETKYPPPSYTTGFYEGMLWKKGKENTQFLQRKFVLSEREFTLAYYNKENESKGPKALISIKHLNVTFQPEKIGHPHGMQITYLDNDHTRSLYVYHESPEEIVTWYNALRAARYAYLKTAYPTGTEADLISNITPNYLKEGYMEKTGPSQREPFKKRWFILDSQNRKLLYFKGCLDAEEQGVIFLGTENNNYSVRDCVPKRPRGNKWKFGLMVETPERQFVFMCEHESEQREWLKSLRQVMSRPMAPHDYTTEANIRNKR; encoded by the exons ATGACAAACTGGGAGCGAAACAAAAGGATCTTATTGGAGCTGGTTAAGCTCCCGGAAAACAGTTTTTGTGCAGACTGTGGAGCACCCG ATCCGGACTGGGCGTCTTACAAACTGGGATTGTTTGTGTGCCTGATTTGTTCTGGTATTCACCGAAACCTGTGCAGCCGAGTCAAGTCTATAAAGCTTGACAACTGGGAAGACAAGCTTGTGGAA TTGATGAAATCCAGTGGCAATGCTAGAGCCAAAGCTTTGTATGAAAAAGCACTTCCTCTTTACTACTACCAACCAACGCAAACAGACTGTGT AGTCTTAAGAGAGCAGTGGATTCGAGCCAAATATGAAAGGTTGGAATTCACAGGGGAGACCAAGTATCCACCTCCATCTTATACCACAG GCTTCTATGAAGGGATGCTGTGGAAGAAAGGAAAGGAGAATACTCAGTTTCTGCAGAGAAAGTTTGTTCTATCTGAGCGTGAATTCACACTGGCTTACTACAACAAAGAAAAT GAGTCCAAAGGTCCAAAGGCCCTCATCTCCATCAAGCACTTGAATGTAACATTTCAGCCAGAGAAGATTGGTCATCCCCATGGGATGCAGATTACTTACCTTGACAACGACCACACCAGGAGTCTATATGTGTATCATGAGAGCCCCGAG GAAATAGTCACATGGTACAATGCCCTACGTGCAGCTCGCTATGCTTATCTCAAGACGGCATACCCGACCGGTACAGAAGCTGAT CTGATATCGAATATAACACCCAATTACCTTAAAGAGGGATACATGGAAAAGACCGGGCCATCG CAGAGGGAACCTTTCAAAAAGAGGTGGTTCATTTTAGACTCTCAAAATAGAAAGTTACTCTACTTCAAAGGCTGTTTG GATGCTGAAGAGCAGGGGGTCATCTTCCTAGGCAcagaaaacaacaattactCTGTCAGAGACTGCGTCCCAAAGCGACCCCGTGGAAACAAGTGGAAGTTCGGCCTGATGGTGGAGACGCCCGAGAGGCAATTTGTCTTCATGTGTGAGCACGAGAGTGAGCAAAGAGAATGGTTGAAATCCCTTAGACAAGTTATGTCTAGGCCGATGGCGCCACATGATTATACCA CAGAGGCCAACATCAGGAATAAGCGATGA